The Mytilus galloprovincialis chromosome 7, xbMytGall1.hap1.1, whole genome shotgun sequence genome has a window encoding:
- the LOC143082845 gene encoding large ribosomal subunit protein uL15-like yields MTTKNKKTRKLRGHVSHGHGRIGKHRKHPGGRGNAGGQHHHRINFDKYHPGYFGKVGMRYYHKTLNKFHCPAVNIERLWSLVSDQTRQVYKDKKDKAPVIDVVRAGYYKVLGKGHLPKQPMIVKARFFSREAEKKINSVGGTCVLVA; encoded by the exons ATG ACAACAAAAAATAAGAAGACCAGGAAGCTGAGAGGTCATGTCAGTCATGGACATGGTCGTATTg gCAAACACAGGAAGCATCCTGGTGGTCGTGGTAATGCTGGTGGTCAGCATCATCATAGAATCAACTTTGATAAATA CCATCCTGGTTACTTCGGTAAAGTAGGTATGAGATACTACCACAAGACCTTAAATAAGTTCCACTGTCCTGCTGTTAACATAGAAAGATTATGGAGTTTAGTATCAGATCAAACCAGACAAGTGTATAAAGACAAAAAAGACAAGGCACCAGTCATTGATGTAGTCAGAGCT gGATACTACAAAGTTCTTGGAAAAGGACATTTACCAAAACAGCCAATGATAGTCAAAGCCAGATTCTTCAGTCGAGAGGCAGAAAAGAAAATAAACTCTGTTGGTGGAACATGCGTCCTAGTGGCATAA